In Streptomyces sclerotialus, one genomic interval encodes:
- a CDS encoding phosphotransferase family protein, giving the protein MSKDNPPGLDLERLRAHLDRERPGLVAGPLTAELVQGGRSNLTYRVTDGTGRWVVRRPPLGHVLATAHDMAREHRVISALHDTRVPVPETLALCQDEEVIGAPFYVMELVDGTPYRTAEQLRPLGPERTRDIVLRLVDTLVDLHAVDPESVGLGDFGRPDGFLERQLRRWGKQLAASRNRDLPGIDELHEALGRKLPDSPAPAIVHGDYRLDNVLVGADDRIAAVLDWEMSTLGDPLTDLGLLAMYSEQEESPDSPVTTTRSAPGHPEPGELIERYAAGSGRDVSQVAWYTAFAYFKLAVILEGIHYRYTLGQTVGAGFDRIGEVVPRFIENGRRTLSTLSPVKEG; this is encoded by the coding sequence ATGAGCAAGGACAATCCGCCCGGCCTCGATCTGGAGCGGCTCCGCGCCCACCTGGACCGGGAGCGCCCCGGTCTGGTCGCGGGCCCGCTGACCGCCGAGCTGGTCCAGGGCGGCCGGTCCAACCTCACGTACCGCGTCACCGACGGCACCGGCCGCTGGGTCGTCCGCCGCCCGCCGCTCGGCCATGTCCTGGCCACCGCGCACGACATGGCCCGCGAGCACCGTGTCATCAGCGCGCTGCACGATACCCGGGTACCGGTGCCGGAGACGCTGGCGCTCTGCCAGGACGAGGAGGTCATCGGGGCGCCGTTCTACGTGATGGAGCTCGTGGACGGCACTCCGTACCGCACCGCCGAACAGCTGCGGCCGCTCGGCCCCGAGCGCACCCGTGACATCGTCCTCCGCCTCGTCGACACCCTCGTCGACCTGCACGCCGTCGACCCGGAGTCGGTGGGCCTGGGCGACTTCGGACGGCCCGACGGCTTCCTGGAGCGGCAGCTGCGCCGCTGGGGCAAGCAGCTCGCCGCCTCCAGGAACCGCGACCTGCCCGGCATCGACGAACTCCACGAGGCACTGGGCAGGAAGCTGCCCGACTCCCCCGCGCCCGCGATCGTGCACGGCGACTACCGCCTGGACAACGTCCTGGTCGGCGCGGACGACCGGATCGCCGCGGTACTGGACTGGGAGATGTCCACGCTCGGCGACCCGCTCACCGACCTGGGCCTGCTGGCCATGTACAGCGAGCAGGAGGAGTCCCCCGACTCGCCCGTCACCACGACGCGCAGCGCCCCGGGCCACCCCGAGCCGGGCGAACTGATCGAGCGGTACGCGGCCGGGTCCGGGCGCGATGTCTCGCAGGTCGCCTGGTACACGGCGTTCGCGTACTTCAAGCTCGCGGTGATCCTCGAAGGCATCCACTACCGCTACACGCTCGGGCAGACCGTCGGCGCCGGCTTCGACCGGATCGGCGAGGTCGTGCCGCGCTTCATCGAGAACGGCCGCCGCACTCTTTCCACCCTGTCCCCCGTGAAGGAAGGCTGA
- a CDS encoding TetR/AcrR family transcriptional regulator, whose amino-acid sequence MAGTTDGSTKPVAQRLLATATRLFAEQGYDRTSVQEIVEAAGVTKGALYHYFGSKDDLLHEVYGRVLRLQQERLDHFADADAPVEQRLRDAAADVVVTTIENLDDTKIFFRSMHQLSPEKDKQVRAERRRYHERFRALIEEGQQAGVFTADVPADLVVDYHFGSVHHLGTWYREGGPLTPQQVADHLADLLLRALRP is encoded by the coding sequence ATGGCCGGCACGACGGACGGGAGCACGAAGCCCGTGGCACAGCGGCTGCTGGCCACCGCCACCCGGCTCTTCGCCGAGCAGGGGTACGACCGGACCTCGGTCCAGGAGATCGTCGAGGCGGCCGGCGTCACCAAGGGCGCGCTGTACCACTACTTCGGCTCCAAGGACGATCTGCTGCACGAGGTCTACGGCCGGGTGCTCCGCCTCCAGCAGGAGCGCCTGGACCACTTCGCGGACGCCGACGCGCCGGTCGAGCAGCGGCTGCGGGACGCCGCGGCGGACGTCGTCGTCACCACCATCGAGAACCTCGACGACACGAAGATCTTCTTCCGCTCCATGCACCAGCTCTCGCCGGAGAAGGACAAGCAGGTACGCGCGGAGCGGCGCCGCTACCACGAGCGTTTCCGCGCGCTGATCGAAGAGGGCCAGCAGGCGGGCGTCTTCACCGCCGACGTCCCCGCCGACCTGGTGGTCGACTACCACTTCGGCTCGGTCCACCACCTCGGCACCTGGTACCGCGAGGGCGGCCCCCTCACCCCCCAGCAGGTGGCCGACCACCTGGCGGACCTGCTGCTGCGGGCACTGCGGCCGTAA
- a CDS encoding YidH family protein: MIFTERVRALAADLRLWFAPGRLRGEGTTPDYRFSLANERTFLAWLRTAFALIGGGFAVDQFLPSLHQTVRTVFTVALLAGGALCAVRSVNHWVRCERAMRRGEDLPASRFPALLGAGVGLLAVAIAAVVLLGWTR; the protein is encoded by the coding sequence ATGATCTTCACGGAGCGCGTGCGGGCGCTCGCCGCCGACCTGCGCCTGTGGTTCGCGCCCGGCCGGCTCCGCGGCGAGGGGACCACCCCCGACTACCGCTTCTCGCTCGCCAACGAGCGCACGTTCCTGGCCTGGCTGCGTACGGCGTTCGCGCTGATCGGCGGCGGTTTCGCGGTCGACCAGTTCCTGCCGTCGCTGCACCAGACGGTGCGGACGGTCTTCACGGTGGCGCTGCTCGCGGGCGGCGCGCTGTGCGCCGTGCGCTCGGTCAACCACTGGGTGCGCTGCGAGCGGGCCATGCGGCGCGGCGAGGACCTGCCCGCCTCCCGCTTCCCGGCGCTGCTGGGTGCGGGCGTCGGGCTGCTGGCGGTGGCCATCGCGGCGGTCGTGCTGCTGGGCTGGACGCGCTGA
- a CDS encoding acyl-CoA dehydrogenase family protein, with amino-acid sequence MDFAFDARTQELREKLLAFMDEHVYPAEQVAREQRAALASPWDTPAIVEELKAEARKRGLWNLFLPDAEYGAGLTNLQYAPLAEITGRSPQLASTALNCAAPDTGNMEVLAQFGNEAQKKQWLEPLLAGEIRSAFAMTEPEVASSDATNIETRIERDGDDYVINGRKWYISGAMNPLCQIFIVMGKTDPDGEDIRRQQSMVLVPRDTPGLTVKRAMQVYGYEDHSHGGHAEVLFENVRVPAANLIGEEGGGFGIAQARLGPGRIHHCMRLIGMAERAIELMCKRAVSRTAFGKPLAQQGVVHNWIADARVAVEQLRLLVLKTAWLMDTVGNKGAHTEIQSIKIATPRTVVDIIDQAVQLHGAGGVSQDFPLAELWSGARTLRLADGPDEVHQRSLARRELKKYL; translated from the coding sequence ATGGACTTCGCATTCGACGCCCGCACGCAGGAGCTGCGCGAGAAGCTGCTCGCTTTCATGGATGAGCACGTCTACCCGGCCGAGCAGGTCGCGCGCGAGCAGCGGGCCGCGCTCGCCTCGCCGTGGGACACCCCGGCGATCGTGGAGGAGCTGAAGGCGGAGGCCCGCAAGCGGGGGCTGTGGAATCTGTTCCTCCCCGACGCGGAATACGGCGCCGGGCTCACCAACCTCCAGTACGCACCCCTCGCCGAGATCACCGGCCGCTCCCCGCAGCTCGCGTCGACCGCGCTGAACTGTGCCGCGCCGGACACCGGCAACATGGAAGTACTCGCGCAGTTCGGCAACGAGGCGCAGAAGAAGCAGTGGCTGGAGCCGCTGCTGGCGGGCGAGATCCGGTCCGCGTTCGCGATGACCGAGCCGGAGGTGGCCTCGTCCGACGCCACCAACATCGAGACGCGCATCGAGCGGGACGGCGATGACTACGTCATCAACGGCCGCAAGTGGTACATCTCCGGCGCGATGAACCCGCTGTGCCAGATCTTCATCGTGATGGGCAAGACCGACCCGGACGGCGAGGACATCCGCCGCCAGCAGTCGATGGTCCTCGTCCCGCGCGACACGCCGGGCCTGACGGTCAAGCGCGCGATGCAGGTCTACGGGTACGAGGACCACTCCCACGGCGGCCACGCCGAGGTGCTCTTCGAGAACGTCCGCGTCCCCGCCGCGAACCTCATCGGCGAGGAGGGCGGCGGCTTCGGCATCGCCCAGGCGCGGCTCGGCCCCGGCCGGATCCACCACTGCATGCGGCTGATCGGCATGGCGGAGCGGGCCATCGAGCTGATGTGCAAGCGCGCGGTGTCCCGTACCGCCTTCGGGAAGCCGCTCGCCCAGCAGGGCGTCGTGCACAACTGGATCGCGGACGCGCGGGTCGCCGTCGAACAGCTCCGCCTCCTCGTCCTGAAGACGGCGTGGCTGATGGACACGGTCGGCAACAAGGGCGCGCACACCGAGATCCAGTCCATCAAGATCGCGACGCCGCGCACGGTCGTGGACATCATCGACCAGGCCGTCCAGCTGCACGGCGCGGGCGGTGTCAGCCAGGACTTCCCGCTCGCCGAACTGTGGTCCGGCGCCCGCACCCTCCGCCTCGCGGACGGCCCCGACGAGGTCCACCAGCGCTCCCTGGCCCGCCGGGAGCTGAAGAAGTACCTGTAA
- a CDS encoding AMP-binding protein has product MTSYQDMPWLSQLNEAQRAPVHPHPSTLHAFQDAVRRVPDRTALAYFDGRLSYAETDALSDGVAAYLCDHGFRPGDRAAIMLQNTPHFVLALLGVWKAGGVVVPVNPMYKSGEMTHVLTDAEVTAVICADHTWDGFLRDTAAAAPSVTIALTACERDLQTRDDARVLRGERLGPREGADDLLAAAREHSGRGPAAGVPELTADDIALISYTSGTSGTPKGATNTHGNISYNAERQRTGLGLPDGATYFALAPLFHITGMVCELASCVTGGGTLALAYRFEAGVVLDAFLEHRPAFTVGPSTAFMALMAHPDASRDHFSSFATLSSGGAPLPPALVEKFRTAFGPYIRNGYGLTECTAPCASVPPHLEAPVDAASGTLAVGVPGPDTVVRIIDDEGRDVPFGEQGEIAVRGPQVVPGYWRRPDATAEAIPDGELRTGDIGFMDTDGWLYVVDRKKDMINASGFKVWPREVEDVLYSHPAVREAAVVGVPDAYRGESVKAYVSFRPGQSPDPAELAAYCKERLAAYKYPREVEVLPELPKTTSGKILRRELRDRG; this is encoded by the coding sequence GCCGCCTCTCCTACGCCGAGACCGACGCGCTCTCCGACGGCGTCGCCGCGTACCTGTGCGACCACGGCTTCCGGCCCGGGGACCGGGCCGCGATCATGCTGCAGAACACCCCGCACTTCGTCCTCGCGCTGCTCGGCGTCTGGAAGGCGGGCGGCGTCGTCGTCCCGGTCAACCCCATGTACAAGTCCGGCGAGATGACCCACGTGCTCACCGACGCCGAGGTCACCGCCGTGATCTGCGCCGACCACACCTGGGACGGCTTCCTGCGCGACACCGCAGCGGCCGCCCCCTCCGTGACGATCGCGCTGACCGCCTGCGAACGGGACCTGCAGACCAGGGACGACGCCCGCGTCCTGCGCGGCGAACGCCTCGGCCCGCGCGAGGGCGCCGACGACCTGCTCGCCGCCGCCCGCGAGCACAGCGGCCGCGGCCCCGCCGCCGGCGTGCCCGAGCTCACCGCCGACGACATCGCCCTGATCAGCTACACCTCGGGCACCAGCGGCACGCCCAAGGGCGCCACCAACACCCACGGCAACATCTCCTACAACGCCGAACGCCAGCGCACCGGCCTCGGACTCCCCGACGGCGCCACGTACTTCGCCCTCGCGCCGCTCTTCCACATCACCGGCATGGTCTGCGAGCTGGCCTCCTGCGTCACCGGCGGCGGCACCCTGGCACTGGCCTACCGCTTCGAGGCCGGCGTCGTCCTGGACGCCTTCCTGGAGCACCGCCCGGCCTTCACCGTCGGCCCCTCCACCGCCTTCATGGCCCTGATGGCCCACCCGGACGCCTCCCGCGACCACTTCTCGTCCTTCGCCACCCTCTCCTCCGGCGGCGCGCCGCTGCCGCCCGCGCTGGTCGAGAAGTTCCGTACGGCGTTCGGCCCGTACATCCGCAACGGCTACGGCCTCACCGAGTGCACCGCGCCCTGCGCCAGCGTGCCGCCGCACCTGGAGGCGCCGGTCGATGCGGCCTCCGGCACCCTCGCGGTCGGCGTCCCCGGCCCCGACACGGTCGTCCGGATCATCGACGACGAGGGCCGGGACGTGCCCTTCGGCGAACAGGGCGAGATAGCGGTCCGCGGCCCCCAGGTCGTCCCCGGCTACTGGCGCCGCCCCGACGCCACCGCCGAGGCGATTCCGGACGGCGAGCTGCGCACCGGCGACATCGGCTTCATGGACACCGACGGCTGGCTGTACGTCGTCGACCGCAAGAAGGACATGATCAACGCGTCCGGCTTCAAGGTCTGGCCGCGCGAGGTCGAGGACGTGCTCTACAGCCACCCCGCCGTACGCGAGGCCGCCGTCGTCGGCGTGCCGGACGCCTACCGCGGCGAGAGCGTCAAGGCCTACGTCAGCTTCCGCCCCGGCCAGTCCCCGGACCCCGCCGAGCTGGCCGCCTACTGCAAGGAACGGCTGGCCGCGTACAAATATCCCCGGGAGGTCGAGGTCCTGCCGGAACTGCCGAAGACCACGAGTGGGAAGATCCTCCGACGGGAGCTGCGCGACCGCGGCTAG
- a CDS encoding DUF202 domain-containing protein, giving the protein MGGTEEREAAVRDPGLQPERTRMAWRRTTLSCAVAVVLAWRQVLLTGEPTATEVVLVALLVLGGLAFLTAAHLRMRALAAPVTAGPPQTMRTRTALLATACTLLLVGLGAAITL; this is encoded by the coding sequence ATGGGCGGTACGGAGGAGCGGGAGGCCGCAGTCCGGGACCCGGGCCTCCAGCCCGAGCGGACCCGGATGGCATGGCGGCGTACGACGCTGTCCTGTGCGGTGGCGGTGGTACTGGCCTGGCGGCAGGTGCTGCTCACCGGCGAGCCCACCGCGACGGAGGTCGTCCTCGTCGCGCTGCTCGTCCTCGGCGGGCTGGCCTTCCTCACCGCCGCGCACCTCCGCATGCGCGCCCTGGCCGCCCCCGTGACGGCTGGCCCCCCACAGACCATGCGCACTCGCACGGCCCTCCTGGCGACCGCCTGCACGCTGCTCCTGGTGGGCCTCGGTGCGGCGATCACGCTGTAG